The following are encoded together in the Bos mutus isolate GX-2022 chromosome 3, NWIPB_WYAK_1.1, whole genome shotgun sequence genome:
- the RHBG gene encoding LOW QUALITY PROTEIN: ammonium transporter Rh type B (The sequence of the model RefSeq protein was modified relative to this genomic sequence to represent the inferred CDS: inserted 2 bases in 1 codon) encodes MAWSPRHSAGRRLQLPLLCLLLQGATAILFAVFVRYNRETDAALWHWGNHSNADNEFYFRYPSFQDVHAMIFVGFGFLMVFLQRYGFGSVGFTFLLAAFALQWSTLIQGFFHSFRGGYILVGMESMINADFCAGAVLISFGAVLGKTGPVQLLLMALLEVVLFGLNEFVLLSLLEVKDAGGSMTIHTFGAYFGLILSRVLYRPQLEKSKHRQGSVYHSDLFAMIGTIFLWIFWPSFNSAPTALGDGQHRTALNTYYSLTASTLSTFALSALVGXDGRLDMVHVQNAALAGGVVVGTSAEMMLTPFGALAAGFLAGAISTLGYKFVTPILESKLKVQDTCGVHNLHGMPGVLGALLGGLVAGLATREAYGDGLESVFPLIAEGQRSATSQAMHQLFGLFVTLTFASVGGGLGGLLLRLPILDSPPDSQCYEDQIYWEVPGEHEHLAQGSEETETQA; translated from the exons ATGGCCTGGTCTCCCCGCCACTCCGCGGGCCGGCGATTGCAGCTGCCCCTGCtgtgcctcctcctccagggcgcCACCGCCATCCTCTTTGCGGTCTTTGTCCGCTACAACCGTGAAACCGACGCTGCCCTCTGGCACTGGGGCAACCACAGTAACGCGGACAATGAATTTTACTTTCGCTACCCAA GCTTCCAGGAtgtgcatgccatgatcttcgtgggTTTCGGCTTCCTTATGGTCTTCCTGCAGCGCTACGGCTTCGGCAGCGTGGGCTTCACCTTCCTCCTGGCCGCCTTTGCCCTGCAGTGGTCCACGCTCATCCAGGGCTTCTTCCACTCCTTCCGTGGTGGCTACATCCTTGTAGGCATGGAGAG CATGATCAATGCTGACTTCTGTGCTGGGGCCGTGCTTATCTCCTTTGGGGCCGTACTGGGCAAGACTGGGCCGGTTCAGCTGCTGCTCATGGCCCTGCTGGAGGTGGTGCTGTTTGGCCTCAACGAGTTTGTCCTGCTTAGCCTCCTGGAG gtGAAGGACGCAGGAGGCTCCATGACTATCCACACTTTTGGTGCTTACTTCGGGCTGATCCTCTCCCGGGTCCTCTATAGGCCCCAACTGGAGAAGAGCAAGCATCGCCAGGGCTCCGTCTACCATTCGGACCTCTTTGCCATGATTG GGACCATCTTCCTGTGGATCTTCTGGCCTAGTTTCAACTCTGCACCCACTGCCCTGGGGGACGGGCAGCATCGGACCGCTCTCAACACATACTACTCCTTGACCGCCAGCACCCTCAGCACCTTCGCCTTGTCAGCCCTTGTTGG GGATGGGCGGCTGGACATG GTCCACGTGCAGAACGCAGCGCTGGCCGGAGGGGTTGTAGTGGGGACATCAGCTGAAATGATGCTGACACCCTTTGGGGCTCTGGCGGCTGGCTTCCTGGCTGGGGCCATCTCCACACTGGGGTACAAGTTCGTCACG CCCATCCTTGAGTCCAAACTCAAAGTCCAAGATACATGTGGTGTGCACAACCTCCATGGGATGCCGGGGGTCCTGGGAGCCCTCCTGGGTGGCCTTGTGGCTGGGCTGGCCACCCGTGAAGCTTATGGAGATGG CCTGGAGAGTGTGTTTCCACTCATAGCCGAGGGCCAGCGCAGTGCCACGTCTCAGGCCATGCACCAGCTCTTCGGGCTGTTTGTCACACTGACATTTGCCTCTGTGGGTGGGGGCCTTGGAG GGCTCCTGCTGAGGCTGCCCATCCTGGACTCCCCGCCAGACTCCCAGTGCTACGAGGACCAGATTTACTGGGAG GTGCCTGGAGAACATGAGCATTTAGCCCAGGGATCAGAGGAGACAGAGACTCAGGCCTAA